The Candidatus Hydrogenedentota bacterium genome includes a region encoding these proteins:
- a CDS encoding RNA polymerase sigma factor, which produces MIAGRTRAWNLATTPNCESEPDALLVQRAKQGDADAFSQLAARHQRVVYNLAYRFMRDATQAEDMAQEAFLKAYRMLDGFRGDCSFSTWMYRVTASVCLTELGRGKRRVEIESQPWREAQALDSRVDWSDMPDIMRRCIELLPERYAHIVTQYYLKERSYEEIADGLSIPTGTLKTWMHRARNQLRRILEKEYSLNGLL; this is translated from the coding sequence ATGATCGCCGGGCGGACGCGGGCGTGGAATCTCGCAACCACCCCGAATTGCGAGAGCGAACCGGACGCTTTGCTCGTGCAGCGGGCCAAGCAAGGCGACGCGGATGCCTTCTCGCAGTTGGCCGCGCGCCATCAGCGTGTCGTGTACAATCTCGCGTACCGTTTCATGCGCGATGCCACGCAGGCCGAGGACATGGCGCAGGAAGCCTTTTTGAAGGCTTATCGGATGCTGGACGGATTTCGGGGCGATTGCAGTTTCTCGACTTGGATGTACCGCGTCACAGCCAGCGTTTGCCTGACGGAATTAGGGCGCGGCAAACGGCGCGTCGAGATTGAATCGCAGCCGTGGCGGGAAGCGCAGGCTTTGGACAGCCGGGTGGACTGGAGCGACATGCCCGACATCATGCGCCGCTGCATCGAACTGCTCCCCGAACGGTACGCCCATATCGTCACGCAGTATTACCTCAAGGAACGATCCTATGAGGAAATCGCCGACGGGCTCAGCATTCCCACGGGCACGCTGAAAACATGGATGCACCGGGCGCGAAACCAGCTTCGCCGGATATTGGAGAAGGAGTATTCGCTCAATGGACTCCTTTGA
- a CDS encoding 2-hydroxyacyl-CoA dehydratase family protein, translating into MTMTIEMAMAPFLGVCDAPYKAAKEAAKDGAAAGYMCTYVPEELLHAAGYLPVRVLGWSDGTQNADSLIQSYACSLARGALEAGLSGTLDFLSLMIFPHTCDTIQNLTDIWKRNVSSMKHFALSAPVETGTDHAVTYFLNELRRLKAFLEAQGRPVTDGAVRAAILLYDQHRKAMRALYAEHRKNPSAIGARGLAAVALSAFYVPRTQHLAWLTQLLAAVGHTASLPDAKPRVVVLGSVCQDIGYLDAIESAGCVVVDDDLCTGARPFAVEAVEDADPLRALARMYLDRRTCASKHRDGYDPGAEIAKRAREAGARGVIFLFTKFCDPWAFDYPRMREALDNVQVPSLLLEIEQNQPPSAHFQTRVAAFSEMLGATTQGDQS; encoded by the coding sequence ATGACAATGACGATCGAGATGGCTATGGCGCCGTTCCTGGGCGTGTGCGACGCTCCCTACAAGGCGGCGAAGGAAGCGGCAAAAGACGGGGCGGCCGCCGGTTACATGTGTACCTATGTGCCGGAAGAGCTGCTCCACGCGGCGGGCTATTTGCCGGTGCGCGTTCTGGGCTGGTCGGACGGCACGCAGAATGCCGATTCGCTGATTCAGAGTTACGCTTGCAGCCTGGCGCGCGGCGCGCTCGAAGCGGGACTCTCCGGAACGCTCGATTTTCTGTCGCTGATGATCTTCCCGCACACGTGCGACACCATCCAGAATCTTACGGACATCTGGAAGCGGAACGTTTCGTCCATGAAGCATTTTGCGCTTTCGGCGCCCGTTGAAACAGGCACCGATCACGCAGTCACATATTTCCTGAACGAATTGCGGCGGCTGAAAGCGTTCCTCGAAGCGCAAGGCCGGCCGGTGACCGACGGCGCCGTGCGCGCGGCCATCCTGTTGTATGATCAACACCGAAAAGCGATGCGCGCCCTTTACGCTGAACACCGGAAAAATCCCTCCGCCATCGGCGCGCGCGGATTGGCCGCCGTGGCCCTTTCGGCGTTCTATGTGCCGCGCACGCAGCACTTGGCATGGCTCACGCAATTGCTGGCGGCCGTGGGGCACACGGCATCGCTGCCGGACGCCAAGCCGCGCGTCGTGGTGCTCGGCAGCGTTTGCCAGGACATCGGGTATCTCGACGCCATCGAATCGGCCGGGTGCGTCGTTGTGGACGACGATCTGTGCACGGGGGCGCGGCCGTTTGCGGTTGAAGCCGTGGAGGACGCCGACCCGTTGCGGGCCTTGGCGCGGATGTATCTCGATCGCCGGACGTGCGCATCGAAACACCGCGACGGCTACGATCCCGGAGCGGAAATCGCGAAACGCGCCCGGGAGGCCGGAGCGCGCGGCGTCATCTTCCTGTTTACGAAATTCTGCGATCCGTGGGCTTTCGACTATCCCCGGATGCGCGAAGCGCTTGACAACGTTCAAGTGCCCTCGCTGTTGTTGGAAATCGAACAAAACCAGCCGCCTTCGGCCCATTTCCAGACGCGCGTGGCCGCGTTTTCGGAAATGCTGGGCGCAACGACCCAAGGAGACCAATCATGA
- a CDS encoding DUF4097 family beta strand repeat-containing protein — MIRFLRSLVAAGIVATAVLWFSVQVVAPNLPRIVGPPQIHEHREFRLPAAPRIHLVNDDGAVQVYAGAREGVHVQADVRVYAQSSAAKLLAQVYAASLIYTTADAESVRVVTEPRERPDDIEVRVDYCLLVPTGTDVQVEGSNGNVWVSKGCGQVAIQGRNADIDITEPSGTVEARSTNGRIRLVDASSDALLETINGSIYAHMHGGALRATTTNGAIVARVLNPQVKACDLTTQNGGITVIMDGRCSARIDASTGRGAITSDFPVATPPGSPKRHRLRGLIGEGKIDLKLKTLNGNIWITRNSL, encoded by the coding sequence ATGATTCGTTTTCTTCGAAGTCTGGTGGCGGCAGGCATTGTCGCAACGGCGGTGCTTTGGTTCAGTGTGCAGGTGGTGGCGCCGAATCTTCCCCGCATTGTCGGCCCCCCGCAGATTCATGAGCACCGCGAATTCAGACTGCCGGCCGCGCCGCGCATCCATCTGGTCAACGACGACGGGGCCGTGCAGGTGTACGCCGGGGCGCGCGAGGGGGTGCATGTGCAGGCGGATGTGCGGGTCTATGCGCAGAGTTCGGCCGCAAAATTGCTCGCGCAGGTGTACGCGGCATCCCTGATTTATACGACGGCGGATGCGGAATCCGTGCGGGTCGTTACCGAACCACGCGAACGACCGGACGATATCGAGGTGCGGGTGGATTACTGCCTGCTCGTTCCGACGGGAACCGATGTGCAGGTCGAGGGATCCAACGGCAATGTATGGGTGTCGAAAGGGTGCGGCCAAGTCGCCATTCAGGGACGCAACGCCGATATTGACATCACGGAGCCGTCCGGGACCGTCGAGGCCCGCAGCACCAACGGCCGCATCCGCCTGGTGGACGCCTCGTCGGATGCCTTGCTCGAAACCATCAACGGCAGCATTTACGCCCACATGCACGGCGGCGCGCTTCGGGCCACGACCACCAACGGCGCCATTGTCGCGCGCGTGCTGAATCCGCAGGTGAAGGCCTGTGACTTGACCACGCAGAACGGGGGGATTACCGTTATCATGGATGGGCGGTGCTCGGCCCGGATTGACGCATCCACGGGGCGCGGCGCCATCACCTCCGATTTCCCCGTGGCCACACCGCCCGGAAGCCCGAAACGCCACCGCTTGCGCGGGCTTATCGGAGAAGGTAAAATAGACCTGAAGCTGAAAACGTTGAACGGCAACATATGGATTACTCGAAACAGTCTATGA
- a CDS encoding sulfatase-like hydrolase/transferase, with the protein MSMQGLTRRRFIGRLGMGLAVAALPQTRASSSSRRPPNILVIMSDEHNATVMGCAGNPVAHTPNLDALAGRGVMFENCYCNSPLCVPSRLSFTSGKYASRVGAWNNDCRLPSPDYPSLPRLLAAKGYEAFLCGKMHYDATCRYGFTEIGGNMNRSRMNGRIERRDPDDLTPKPGLSDRFNEKNFGPGDTSSPMNHDRNVTKGTLDFLRNRKENDPPFMLLAGYLTPHFPLIVPREYWERYKGKVSMPAMPDGFLDTLPLNYRHLRIGFNVEDIPDDIVRKGRELYYGLVQWMDEEIGKVLSCLQDSELAENTVVIYTADHGENMGEHGLWWKNCLYDSAARVPLIVSWPARWTGGQRRTGACSLVDVVQTIAGLGGAQTPKDWDGDSMLDWLDNPKASWKDRAVSEYYAHNIASGYAMIRSGHFKYVYHTPPDEKHPAQHELYDMKADPGEFTNLAGKPEYADRVKALHKALVGELGEDPDKTEQRCRVSGARGYARQAG; encoded by the coding sequence ATGAGCATGCAAGGGCTTACACGGCGGCGTTTCATCGGGCGGTTGGGCATGGGACTGGCCGTAGCCGCTCTTCCGCAAACCAGGGCATCGTCGTCGTCCAGACGCCCGCCGAACATTCTCGTTATCATGTCCGACGAACATAACGCAACCGTGATGGGCTGCGCGGGCAACCCCGTCGCGCATACTCCCAACCTCGACGCCTTGGCCGGCCGCGGCGTCATGTTCGAAAATTGCTATTGTAATTCGCCGCTCTGCGTGCCCTCGCGCTTGTCGTTCACATCGGGAAAATACGCCTCCCGCGTGGGCGCATGGAACAATGACTGCCGGCTCCCCTCGCCGGATTACCCCTCGTTGCCCCGGCTGCTTGCCGCCAAGGGCTACGAGGCGTTCCTGTGCGGCAAAATGCACTATGACGCGACCTGCCGTTATGGATTTACCGAGATCGGCGGCAACATGAACCGCAGCCGCATGAACGGCAGGATCGAACGCCGCGACCCGGACGATCTGACCCCGAAACCGGGCCTGTCGGACCGATTCAATGAAAAGAATTTCGGTCCGGGCGACACTTCGTCGCCCATGAACCACGACCGAAATGTCACAAAGGGAACGCTGGACTTTCTACGGAATCGCAAAGAAAACGATCCCCCATTTATGCTGCTGGCCGGTTATCTTACACCTCATTTCCCGTTGATTGTCCCGCGGGAATACTGGGAACGTTACAAGGGTAAAGTGTCCATGCCGGCCATGCCCGACGGATTCCTCGACACGCTACCGCTCAACTACCGCCATCTTCGGATTGGTTTCAATGTCGAGGACATTCCCGACGATATCGTTCGTAAAGGGCGCGAACTCTATTACGGCCTCGTGCAATGGATGGACGAGGAAATCGGCAAGGTGCTTTCCTGTCTGCAAGACAGCGAACTCGCGGAAAACACCGTGGTCATCTACACGGCGGATCACGGCGAAAACATGGGCGAACACGGCCTGTGGTGGAAAAATTGCCTGTACGATTCGGCGGCGCGCGTCCCGTTGATTGTCTCATGGCCCGCGCGATGGACCGGCGGCCAGCGGCGCACCGGCGCGTGCTCGCTCGTGGATGTTGTCCAGACCATCGCCGGACTCGGCGGGGCCCAAACGCCCAAGGACTGGGATGGCGATTCGATGCTGGACTGGCTCGACAATCCGAAGGCATCATGGAAAGATCGCGCCGTCAGCGAGTATTACGCGCACAACATCGCGTCCGGTTATGCGATGATTCGCTCCGGCCATTTCAAATATGTCTACCACACGCCGCCGGACGAAAAACATCCCGCGCAGCACGAACTATATGACATGAAAGCCGATCCCGGCGAATTCACCAATCTCGCCGGAAAGCCCGAATACGCTGATCGCGTGAAGGCGTTGCATAAGGCACTTGTCGGGGAACTGGGCGAGGATCCGGACAAAACCGAACAGCGTTGCCGTGTCAGCGGCGCGCGCGGATACGCACGCCAAGCCGGATAA
- a CDS encoding corrinoid protein — MADLLEQIAVCIERGKVNANSTYPPDMKGQEGADELVKKALDSGVAPDDVLSKGLVVGMGRVGQKFSENKVFVPDLLMAAKAMSAGMAHLKPFFESGQAHHKGVFVIGTVQGDLHDIGKNLVAMVVEGGGWKVVDLGVDVSPEKFLKAVQENPGASVGLSALLTTTMVNMENTVKLVKEQVPGTKVIVGGAPLTAEFANKIGADGYSPDPQGAIAFLSA, encoded by the coding sequence ATGGCTGATCTGTTGGAACAAATCGCAGTTTGTATCGAGCGCGGAAAGGTCAACGCGAATTCGACGTATCCGCCCGACATGAAGGGCCAGGAAGGGGCCGACGAACTGGTGAAAAAGGCGCTCGATAGCGGCGTGGCGCCGGACGATGTGCTGAGCAAGGGGCTGGTCGTCGGCATGGGCCGCGTCGGTCAGAAATTCAGCGAAAACAAGGTCTTCGTGCCGGATCTGTTGATGGCCGCGAAAGCCATGTCGGCCGGCATGGCCCATTTGAAGCCTTTCTTCGAGTCGGGCCAGGCGCACCACAAGGGCGTCTTCGTCATCGGCACCGTCCAGGGCGACTTGCATGACATCGGCAAGAACTTGGTGGCGATGGTGGTGGAAGGCGGCGGTTGGAAAGTGGTTGACCTCGGCGTGGACGTGTCCCCGGAAAAATTCCTGAAAGCGGTTCAGGAAAATCCGGGCGCGTCGGTCGGCTTGAGCGCATTGCTCACGACGACCATGGTCAACATGGAAAATACGGTCAAACTCGTCAAGGAACAAGTGCCGGGCACGAAGGTCATCGTGGGCGGCGCCCCGTTGACGGCCGAGTTTGCCAACAAGATTGGCGCGGATGGCTACTCGCCTGACCCGCAGGGCGCGATCGCTTTCCTCAGCGCCTGA
- a CDS encoding sulfatase — translation MNLFRLRTGPIAHMAFFQMAMACMAVFGAHVPCAWASEAPAANPARPNIILIVVDALRADRLTAERNGVPVMPKLRQYAAGSLWFQHAYSQESWTLPSVSTMFTSLYPETHGVRYQPLECPGKAADPALRGLPADFKTLAMYLKELGYHTVGIQTNPHLQDVSGFARGFDTYTFAYGAFADRITRETLAAASRAPQPLFLYVHYFDPHDPYFVHPPFDTIFGPLPAVEPWEKALIEDYIPYHREARQWMAGTLKERLRQPLKATGRAYLAHAYDVECAYTDAHLDRLLMTLRAMGKLNRDSVVIVTADHGEEIWEHGFVGHGRTVYQESIHVPLLMRLPGRAPERIEWPVESIDLLPTIMAILGVPADPAWQGRNLLPVLNSGGYAEDRVIHATARGDMPRFASHCDAVMHGKWKLVVDDSVNKTELFDLSDDPGEQRNRAGDNPAILERLGALLDAHRKTCGQHPAYAPNRGAKPLSQEAVDQLKALGYLQ, via the coding sequence ATGAATCTATTTCGACTGCGGACAGGCCCCATCGCGCACATGGCTTTTTTTCAAATGGCCATGGCGTGCATGGCGGTGTTCGGAGCGCACGTCCCGTGTGCATGGGCCTCGGAAGCGCCTGCGGCAAATCCCGCGCGTCCGAATATCATCCTCATCGTGGTGGACGCCTTGCGGGCGGACCGCCTCACGGCCGAACGGAACGGCGTGCCGGTGATGCCGAAATTGCGGCAATACGCGGCGGGCAGCCTCTGGTTTCAACATGCGTACAGCCAGGAATCGTGGACGCTTCCTTCCGTCAGTACGATGTTCACGTCGCTGTATCCCGAAACACACGGCGTCCGGTACCAGCCGCTCGAATGTCCCGGCAAGGCCGCCGATCCGGCGCTGCGAGGACTCCCCGCGGATTTCAAGACGCTGGCAATGTATCTGAAGGAACTCGGCTACCACACCGTCGGCATTCAAACCAATCCGCATTTGCAGGATGTGTCCGGTTTTGCGCGGGGTTTCGACACATACACGTTCGCCTACGGGGCCTTCGCGGACCGGATTACGCGCGAAACGCTGGCGGCCGCCAGCCGCGCGCCGCAGCCGCTTTTTCTCTATGTCCATTATTTCGACCCGCACGATCCGTATTTTGTCCATCCCCCCTTCGACACGATTTTCGGCCCTTTGCCAGCCGTCGAACCGTGGGAAAAGGCCCTCATCGAAGATTATATTCCGTATCACCGGGAAGCGCGACAATGGATGGCCGGCACGCTCAAGGAGCGTTTGCGCCAACCCCTCAAGGCCACGGGCCGGGCCTATCTGGCCCATGCCTACGACGTGGAATGCGCCTACACCGACGCGCACCTGGACCGGCTTCTGATGACGTTGCGCGCCATGGGCAAATTGAATCGCGACAGCGTGGTCATTGTGACGGCGGATCACGGCGAGGAAATCTGGGAACACGGATTTGTCGGACACGGGCGAACCGTGTATCAGGAATCCATCCATGTGCCCCTGTTGATGCGATTACCGGGGCGCGCGCCCGAACGCATCGAATGGCCGGTCGAAAGCATAGATCTCCTTCCCACGATCATGGCGATCCTCGGCGTGCCCGCGGACCCGGCTTGGCAGGGACGCAACCTGCTGCCGGTTTTGAATTCGGGAGGATATGCCGAGGACCGCGTGATACATGCCACCGCGCGCGGCGACATGCCCCGCTTCGCCTCGCACTGCGACGCTGTCATGCACGGAAAATGGAAACTGGTCGTGGACGATTCGGTCAACAAGACGGAATTGTTCGATCTCTCGGACGACCCCGGCGAACAGCGCAACCGGGCGGGCGACAATCCCGCTATCCTCGAACGCCTCGGCGCGCTGCTCGATGCGCACCGAAAGACCTGCGGGCAACATCCGGCCTATGCGCCCAATCGCGGCGCGAAGCCGCTGTCGCAGGAGGCTGTTGACCAACTCAAAGCCCTCGGATACCTTCAGTAA
- a CDS encoding lipopolysaccharide kinase InaA family protein, translated as MDGFVFIREGRKTACVCEEGASIVAGALLHNIGCEPAERGGRGRLGRFAWKNGHGLIRTYRRGGLARHLPGDLFFLQNRALRELEIHRFVFANGLSVPEPLGACWHRAGLWFGGAIATREIDAADLAERLETMTRQGARAPDECVAQDDLAELMHSCGRLFRQMHDLGVFHADLHVGNVLVGANGPLILDFDKAFIVPRLSRIQRARNLFRFRRSLEKRGFPPPLFEMVCEGYGPAVLPGWMSRLYRTKGRLSDWASGRRISVA; from the coding sequence ATGGATGGATTTGTATTCATACGCGAAGGCCGGAAGACCGCGTGCGTCTGCGAAGAAGGCGCCTCAATAGTCGCCGGGGCCCTTTTGCACAACATCGGTTGCGAACCGGCCGAAAGGGGGGGGCGGGGTCGGCTCGGGCGCTTTGCGTGGAAAAACGGCCACGGCCTCATCAGAACCTATCGGCGCGGAGGGCTTGCGCGCCATTTGCCGGGCGATTTATTTTTCCTTCAAAACCGCGCCTTACGCGAATTGGAAATCCATCGTTTCGTTTTTGCAAACGGTCTTTCCGTTCCGGAACCGCTGGGCGCCTGCTGGCATCGGGCCGGTTTATGGTTCGGCGGGGCGATTGCCACCCGGGAAATAGACGCCGCCGACTTGGCCGAACGGCTGGAAACGATGACCCGGCAAGGGGCACGGGCCCCGGACGAATGCGTGGCGCAGGACGATCTTGCGGAACTCATGCATTCGTGTGGCCGGCTTTTCCGTCAGATGCACGATCTGGGCGTTTTTCATGCCGATTTACATGTAGGCAATGTCTTGGTCGGCGCGAATGGCCCATTGATCCTCGATTTCGACAAGGCTTTTATCGTGCCGCGTCTTTCCCGGATCCAGCGTGCCCGAAATCTTTTCCGCTTTCGGCGTTCATTGGAAAAGAGAGGCTTCCCCCCGCCGTTGTTCGAGATGGTTTGCGAAGGCTATGGCCCGGCCGTGTTGCCGGGATGGATGAGCCGACTGTACCGCACGAAAGGCCGCCTCTCGGACTGGGCGTCCGGCCGCAGAATCTCGGTTGCCTAA
- a CDS encoding 2-hydroxyacyl-CoA dehydratase family protein — protein sequence MSGERVPIASVAKMMQLMTQYYIGAKMAEGTDRKIAWVTSGAPVELLYAAGVIPIYPENHAALCGAQKMAVTLCEASEERGFSRDLCSYARTDFGAIYTGNSPVQGLPKPNFLLCCNNICGTVTKWYENLARHFDVPLFFLDAPFVHDEATPEAVDYVQSQMQDILDGVGRIVGKPVEQDVLHNTLMLAARATILWGEILDQLAHKPSPMTSFDTFIHIAPIVVMRGTDQCVDYYETLLAEMKDRVAKGIAAVPGERFRLGWDNLPIWFQMGGLSKRFAMHKACLVAATYAHAWAHPVNPEATDMLRELARVYLSVYINCGLEERVQTLKRTVDHYSLDGFVLHSDRSCKAYSLGQYELARTLRDELDIPVLIIEADMNDVRMYAEEQINARIDAFMETLLSRAA from the coding sequence ATGAGCGGTGAACGAGTGCCAATCGCGTCGGTTGCCAAGATGATGCAGTTGATGACACAGTATTACATCGGCGCCAAAATGGCCGAGGGCACCGACAGGAAGATTGCATGGGTCACGAGCGGCGCGCCGGTGGAATTGCTCTATGCGGCGGGCGTGATCCCGATCTATCCCGAAAACCACGCGGCGCTCTGCGGCGCGCAAAAGATGGCCGTCACGCTTTGCGAAGCCTCCGAGGAACGCGGTTTCTCGCGCGACCTCTGTTCGTATGCGCGCACGGATTTCGGGGCCATCTACACGGGCAACAGTCCCGTGCAAGGATTGCCGAAACCGAATTTCCTGCTCTGCTGCAACAACATCTGCGGCACGGTGACGAAGTGGTACGAAAACCTTGCGCGGCACTTCGACGTGCCGCTGTTTTTCCTCGATGCACCATTCGTGCACGATGAAGCCACGCCCGAAGCCGTTGACTATGTCCAGAGCCAGATGCAGGACATCCTCGACGGCGTCGGGCGGATTGTGGGTAAGCCCGTCGAGCAGGACGTGTTGCACAACACGCTCATGTTGGCGGCGCGCGCGACGATCCTATGGGGCGAGATTCTCGATCAACTGGCGCACAAGCCATCGCCGATGACCTCGTTCGATACCTTCATCCACATCGCGCCGATCGTCGTCATGCGGGGAACAGACCAATGCGTGGATTATTACGAAACGCTGCTCGCGGAGATGAAGGACCGCGTCGCAAAGGGCATCGCCGCGGTGCCTGGGGAACGATTCCGCCTCGGCTGGGACAACCTGCCGATCTGGTTCCAGATGGGCGGCCTGTCCAAGCGGTTTGCGATGCACAAGGCCTGCCTGGTCGCGGCGACCTATGCGCATGCCTGGGCGCATCCCGTCAATCCGGAGGCGACCGACATGCTGCGCGAACTGGCGCGCGTCTACCTGAGCGTGTATATCAATTGCGGTCTCGAGGAGCGCGTGCAGACCCTCAAGCGGACGGTGGACCATTACTCGCTCGACGGGTTCGTGTTGCACTCCGATCGCAGCTGCAAAGCCTATTCGCTGGGCCAGTATGAACTTGCGCGTACCCTGCGCGACGAACTGGACATACCGGTGCTCATCATCGAGGCGGACATGAACGACGTGCGGATGTATGCCGAGGAACAAATCAACGCCCGCATTGACGCATTCATGGAAACGCTCCTGAGCCGGGCCGCCTAG
- a CDS encoding homocysteine S-methyltransferase family protein — MNRICDDLKVKRILVSDGAWGTFLVKKGLQPGECPELWNVDHREAVADIARSYRDAGSDMVSTNSFGGNRFKLAHFGLAHRAAELNEAAAALTRETVGPNLHVFASIGPTGKILMMGDVSEEEIYDAFKEQAMALERGGADACCIETMMALDEAVLAIRAARENTGLEVICTFTFDRMGDGTYRTMMGNTPEEIAAALIDAGAAIIGTNCGQGPAGMIEIVRAMRAAAPDTPILVQANAGLPVRVGDHDEFPETPEMMAARVPDLMAAGANIIGGCCGTTPDHIRAIANAAHRM, encoded by the coding sequence ATGAACCGAATCTGCGACGATTTGAAGGTAAAGCGTATCCTGGTGTCCGACGGGGCCTGGGGCACTTTTCTTGTGAAAAAGGGATTGCAGCCGGGGGAATGCCCCGAACTGTGGAATGTCGATCATCGCGAGGCCGTCGCCGATATTGCTCGCAGCTACCGCGATGCGGGATCGGACATGGTTTCGACCAACAGTTTTGGCGGGAACCGCTTCAAACTGGCTCATTTCGGACTGGCCCATCGCGCCGCGGAATTGAACGAAGCCGCGGCGGCCCTTACCCGTGAGACGGTCGGGCCCAATCTGCACGTCTTTGCCTCGATAGGTCCGACGGGCAAGATCCTCATGATGGGCGATGTGTCCGAAGAGGAAATCTACGATGCTTTCAAGGAACAGGCCATGGCCTTGGAGCGCGGGGGCGCGGACGCCTGCTGTATCGAAACCATGATGGCCCTCGACGAGGCCGTTCTCGCCATCCGTGCGGCACGGGAAAATACCGGTCTGGAAGTCATCTGCACCTTCACATTCGACCGCATGGGCGACGGAACCTATCGCACCATGATGGGCAACACGCCCGAAGAGATCGCCGCCGCCCTGATTGACGCAGGCGCGGCGATAATCGGAACCAACTGCGGGCAGGGACCGGCGGGAATGATCGAAATTGTCCGGGCCATGCGCGCCGCCGCACCCGATACGCCGATCCTGGTTCAGGCAAACGCCGGCCTGCCGGTGCGGGTGGGCGATCACGATGAATTCCCCGAAACGCCCGAAATGATGGCCGCCCGCGTGCCCGACCTCATGGCGGCGGGGGCCAACATCATCGGCGGGTGCTGCGGAACCACGCCGGATCATATCCGCGCCATCGCGAACGCGGCACACCGGATGTAG
- a CDS encoding tyrosine-protein phosphatase, whose amino-acid sequence MRIVAKIAGVAVALAALALAVPLWIYFPGHNFRTVEQDAFYGSRQMGEKALESAIHKYHIRTVVNLRDHNPGAPWYDTEVAVCRRLGIAHEDFAWSKSRLPDPDSLAQFVALMETGAKPFLVHCQGGTHRTGVAAAIYLLLKGADIATARKQFGPLFNDAPVGRVLALYEGSHLPFKQWAKEVYPGQYASLKASETKGRKSALPENTTLSPEKRIHAYSQN is encoded by the coding sequence ATGAGAATCGTCGCCAAAATCGCCGGTGTGGCCGTGGCCTTGGCGGCCTTGGCGCTTGCTGTGCCGCTGTGGATTTATTTTCCCGGACACAATTTCCGAACGGTCGAACAAGATGCCTTCTACGGATCGCGGCAAATGGGCGAAAAAGCCTTGGAATCCGCCATCCACAAATATCACATCCGAACGGTTGTCAATTTGCGCGATCACAATCCGGGAGCGCCATGGTACGACACCGAAGTGGCGGTCTGTCGGCGGCTTGGCATCGCCCACGAGGATTTTGCCTGGTCGAAAAGCCGGTTGCCCGATCCGGATTCGCTTGCCCAATTTGTCGCGCTGATGGAAACCGGCGCCAAGCCGTTCCTGGTCCACTGCCAGGGTGGAACGCATCGGACGGGCGTGGCAGCGGCGATTTATTTGTTGCTCAAGGGCGCCGACATTGCCACGGCGCGCAAACAATTCGGGCCGTTGTTCAACGATGCGCCGGTCGGCCGCGTCCTTGCCCTGTACGAAGGCAGCCATCTTCCCTTCAAACAGTGGGCGAAAGAGGTATATCCCGGTCAATATGCCTCTTTGAAGGCGTCCGAAACGAAGGGACGAAAATCCGCGCTTCCCGAAAACACAACCCTATCTCCCGAAAAGCGGATCCACGCTTACAGTCAAAATTAG